Proteins encoded in a region of the Enterococcus gilvus ATCC BAA-350 genome:
- a CDS encoding signal peptidase I — MLKNKKITVVYAVLIFLLFVLAVLTIVIPKLLNVTPYVVSDDKMVPEYHKGGLVFVKDVMDPIHVGDTITYYENQGKSIKTRRVLAVDHKIDGYFVKGDSAVKAEMGMVHERNLIGRPHFYLPYIGFLADAKIMNILKCCLFVGAILMTLSTIFFQTERRQKLRQQVE; from the coding sequence GTGCTTAAAAATAAAAAAATAACAGTTGTATATGCTGTTTTGATTTTTCTTCTGTTTGTCCTGGCTGTCCTAACAATTGTTATTCCAAAATTGCTGAATGTGACACCCTATGTCGTCTCTGATGACAAAATGGTGCCAGAATACCACAAAGGCGGATTGGTTTTTGTCAAAGACGTGATGGACCCGATTCATGTAGGGGATACGATCACGTATTATGAAAATCAAGGGAAGTCGATCAAAACACGGCGTGTCTTAGCGGTGGATCACAAAATCGACGGCTATTTTGTCAAAGGGGACAGTGCTGTCAAAGCAGAGATGGGGATGGTCCATGAGCGGAACCTGATCGGCCGACCGCACTTTTATCTACCCTACATAGGCTTTTTAGCAGATGCGAAAATTATGAACATCCTAAAGTGCTGCCTGTTTGTCGGAGCCATTTTAATGACACTCTCGACCATTTTCTTCCAAACGGAGAGAAGGCAGAAGCTGCGCCAGCAAGTCGAATAA
- a CDS encoding DMT family transporter: MNERWTFIVKDHSDHYIFGKTEQRLKNVHPNNPLVMQQHLETKLKDPQLVVRTNHQWLSVFVGETLIYKYSATDAQTEPGLLQTTIRLPHDYYQQKLRIVTKTPYEYYAGIPAQVFIGEAAKVNRFFILRSLPQFLLLIVCSLLIALLVALFLSKPKESKKASIGSLLLIGFTLLVGMQSLVLNVPASTLLGPRVSSILYNLTSILIPVFLTNYYLLRTKKYHHYYLYGVGSQVFLLVFGLCCLAMGKLSLPIAVQIFSGFNVFMTLYTSAIALAESADHNRFYTICSPGIIMAAFIHCFFYIQLFAGAANLTTDWPLILFSGLMLLIAGYQVEEDLAFIKQQRLLQQESLQQQLKATEKQKNLLATFKLLAEKEAESSDQPVGLSPLLQQMRDYYHGEFQRQAKFFSCQLTVDREAALLEDDDLFLFIQLFEKFLKETSFGTIDIVIRQEHTQLIIESNTSAFTRHSFDESVETASTNDSHHELEQAVLRSNGEWHWQSNEKRQYFKIILAL, from the coding sequence TTGAATGAACGATGGACCTTTATCGTCAAGGACCATTCGGATCACTACATCTTCGGCAAGACGGAACAGCGCTTAAAAAATGTACACCCGAACAATCCCCTCGTTATGCAGCAGCATTTAGAGACAAAGCTGAAGGACCCGCAGTTAGTCGTCCGTACAAACCATCAGTGGCTCTCTGTTTTCGTAGGGGAAACGCTGATTTACAAATACAGCGCCACGGATGCCCAGACAGAGCCGGGGCTCTTGCAGACGACGATCCGTCTGCCTCATGATTATTACCAGCAGAAATTACGAATCGTCACGAAAACACCTTATGAATATTACGCCGGCATTCCCGCGCAAGTATTCATTGGAGAAGCCGCGAAGGTCAATCGTTTCTTCATTCTTCGTTCTCTGCCGCAGTTTTTACTGCTGATCGTCTGCTCGTTGTTGATTGCCTTATTGGTGGCCTTATTCCTTTCAAAACCGAAGGAATCAAAAAAAGCCAGCATCGGCTCCCTGCTGCTGATCGGCTTTACTTTGCTGGTGGGGATGCAATCCCTCGTGTTGAATGTTCCCGCGAGTACATTATTAGGACCAAGGGTGTCCTCGATTCTTTACAATCTGACGTCGATCCTTATTCCGGTCTTTCTAACGAACTACTATTTGCTGAGAACGAAAAAGTACCATCACTATTATCTCTACGGCGTGGGATCACAGGTCTTTTTATTAGTGTTTGGTCTATGTTGTCTCGCGATGGGTAAGCTATCTTTGCCGATCGCCGTACAGATTTTTAGCGGCTTCAACGTCTTTATGACCTTGTATACGTCGGCGATCGCCTTGGCAGAATCTGCCGATCATAATCGCTTCTACACGATTTGTTCGCCGGGTATCATTATGGCGGCCTTCATCCATTGTTTCTTTTACATTCAGCTCTTTGCAGGTGCCGCGAATTTAACGACGGATTGGCCGTTGATCTTGTTCAGCGGATTGATGCTGCTGATCGCCGGGTATCAAGTCGAGGAAGACCTCGCCTTCATCAAACAGCAGCGTCTTTTGCAACAAGAATCCCTGCAGCAGCAGCTAAAGGCAACAGAGAAGCAGAAAAATCTATTGGCGACCTTTAAGCTACTGGCTGAAAAGGAGGCTGAAAGCAGCGACCAGCCTGTAGGATTGAGTCCTTTGCTTCAGCAGATGCGGGACTATTACCATGGAGAATTTCAGCGACAGGCGAAATTCTTTTCTTGCCAATTGACAGTCGATCGAGAAGCCGCTCTGCTGGAGGACGACGACTTGTTCCTATTTATCCAATTGTTCGAGAAATTCCTGAAGGAAACGAGCTTTGGCACGATCGACATCGTCATTCGGCAAGAACACACGCAATTGATCATCGAAAGCAACACCAGCGCCTTTACGCGTCATTCGTTTGACGAATCCGTAGAGACAGCCTCTACGAATGATTCTCATCATGAACTGGAGCAAGCCGTTCTGCGTTCCAACGGTGAGTGGCATTGGCAGAGCAATGAGAAGCGTCAATATTTCAAAATCATTTTAGCTTTATAA
- a CDS encoding sugar kinase, with amino-acid sequence MAKVVCLGEIMMRLSAEVGTRLNKAHQFDVFYGGGEANVAVSLANYGHQVQFASKIPDNSFGEAVTQHLRSYGVGTEYLLKGNGRLGSYYVEQGVSQRGTKVIYDRSTSAFAQMAAVEWVGPELFDGADIFHISGITPALSESWQQLTLELVQQAKKAGCNISFDSNYRKNLWTQKEAGAFLRKILPLVDYCSAGKLDAIHLLGIPETDASITYYYQKMQEMYPTIKAFYSTHRQVHSSSVNELQGTLFSGGVCYTSKQHMIDPIVDRIGGGDAFTGGILHGLLKERSPEEIIEFATAASVLKHSVKGDCNQFSEKDVLTFAESESAKIER; translated from the coding sequence ATGGCTAAGGTCGTCTGCCTAGGAGAGATCATGATGCGTCTATCTGCTGAGGTAGGGACGCGCCTTAATAAAGCCCATCAATTTGACGTATTTTACGGAGGCGGCGAAGCAAATGTTGCCGTCTCTTTAGCCAATTACGGTCATCAGGTCCAGTTTGCCAGCAAGATCCCGGACAATAGCTTCGGGGAGGCGGTCACTCAGCACTTGAGAAGCTATGGTGTTGGAACAGAGTACCTGTTGAAGGGCAACGGCAGATTAGGAAGCTATTATGTCGAGCAAGGCGTCAGTCAGCGTGGCACTAAGGTCATCTATGATCGGAGCACCTCTGCTTTTGCCCAAATGGCTGCAGTAGAATGGGTGGGCCCTGAATTGTTTGACGGAGCAGACATTTTCCACATCTCCGGTATCACACCGGCATTGTCAGAAAGCTGGCAGCAGTTGACCCTCGAATTGGTCCAACAGGCCAAAAAAGCTGGCTGTAACATCAGTTTTGACAGCAATTACCGTAAAAATCTATGGACACAAAAGGAAGCCGGGGCGTTCCTAAGAAAGATACTGCCCCTCGTTGACTATTGCTCCGCAGGCAAACTGGATGCGATCCACTTACTGGGTATTCCAGAGACGGATGCGAGTATCACCTACTATTATCAAAAAATGCAGGAGATGTATCCTACCATCAAAGCCTTTTACTCTACGCACCGCCAGGTTCATTCCAGCAGTGTAAATGAACTGCAAGGGACCTTGTTTTCTGGAGGGGTCTGTTACACCTCTAAGCAGCACATGATCGATCCGATCGTTGATCGAATCGGTGGAGGCGATGCCTTTACCGGCGGCATCCTACACGGGCTTTTGAAAGAGCGTTCACCAGAAGAAATCATTGAATTTGCGACTGCCGCTTCAGTATTGAAGCATTCAGTAAAGGGCGACTGCAATCAATTCAGTGAAAAGGATGTTTTAACGTTCGCAGAAAGCGAAAGCGCAAAAATAGAACGATAA